The nucleotide sequence CAGCCCTTTCATTCCGAGATTCCTGCAACATGTCTCTGAGCTTATGTGCCGTCTCGATTGTTCTGtctacttgttgaatgtGTTGCAGATTGGCGAGGCTTAAGTCTCTCCTGTTGGAAGACCCAGGACTGGCAAGAATGCCGCGTCCCCACCTGTCACCCGACATGCCATTCTCGGTCGTAGGCGACGTGTAGCTTGTATAGTCAGTAGCTGGAGTTATCGGCTGGCTGTTGGATCTGTCTCTTGTCGAGAAAGTCGAGGAGATTTCTGAGAAAGGAGATATCTGTCTTTCTGAGCTTTCCAACGAAGGTGTTTGTAACGTAGAAGATGGCGTGGAGGAATCAACAGAGACAACTGAGCGGATGGGAAAGACTCTTTCGGTCGTGTCAGGGCTCAGTTGAGGCAATTTCAGCCCGCAAGGAAAGGTAGTAGGTAGCGAAAATAAATCTTGCGCCGGGTCTGTCAAGATACGTAGCGATTCAGGTATGGAGAGCATCTTTCGCAACGAGCCCTTCATAACCGGAGGCGTTGTGTCGATGTTCCCTGTTCCATCACCTCCCATATGTCTATCCGATCCAGCAGACGACTCCATCTCCAATAGCCCACAGTTAAAAACGAGAGATCACGGGTAACGAGAGATGTTGGAAAGTTCAGAAACTGAGAAGAAGCAGGATGTCAGCTTTGGATCTTTTGGATATTAAATAGAATTGAGTCGGCAACAGTACTACTGAGAAGTTAGGCGTGCGTCTGCGCAGCAGAGCCCTAAGTATGAAGATCACCAGCAGAGTTAAAGTGAGATAGCCTCACATAAATGCTCATGAAAACAAGAAACCTGACACCAGGTCAGATATCACACAAACAAGCGCATgcagaaggaaaggaaaaggtATGCAGCGGAAGTTGTATGCTGTTGCGCCGGAGAAACAGCAGCGGCGTTCCCGCGAGGAAGTCACGTTGGTGGCCTTGTCTGGAACGTCTCGTTTCGCCGCCCACAGAACCTCCAGAGGCACACCTCCACAGTTCCATTTATTCCTTTCTGGGCGATTCGCTCCTCATACGGTTTGAGAAATGGCGGAAACAGCCTCTGCGGAGACGGACTCGATGGCCCCGGTTCGTTTGTCCGGTTCGCCAGGGACTGCCACCGAAGCATTTACCATGAAACTCTGGATCTGACAGACCAACCACGGTCCATATCAAACTGAGTTGACACAATTTACGGCAGCCCCGCTATAGGGCCGGTCCCAAGGGTGTGGCAATCAATCAGATACCACCGAGATTACTGACTTTCGAATTGGATTTGAATAGACAGACTGTTACGTGAATTGCTACTACCGGACCGACGCTGGAACGACGCCCTCACGCAACCCGTGTTTTTGCAATTGATTTTCGAAAGACGCAAACGATCAATTTACAGTGCAACAGGACATCTACTGATTTCGACGGAGGCGGTCCCACAGGGAAGAGACACAACATGGAAACCTATATCAAATGACTCTGGGATCTTACGACTCTGCGGAGAGCATTTGCTATGAAGGGGCACTGGGAATTTGGTCGGGAAAGCAATCGACCGTTCTAGGTGTCCGCATCTCGTTTCAGAATATTTGGTTCTCTTGCGGAACAACCGGGTAGTGTTACAGGCGGCTTAAACCACCACAGTTGCTGGCTTTTTACCGCCAGGGACGCCCTACAAACCTTCTCGACTGTGGCTTCAAAGCCCAAGGCGGCGTCTATCAAGAAAAGCTTGGGTTATATGAGAGTTGCCTATATTTGATCTGCGCAAGAGCACAGTCCAACGGAGGGATATGGGCCTGACACTTTGTGAACCATGGTTCCGATTATATGTTCCGGGACTGCTTTCCGGCAGCCTCCTTAGTTTCCAGACTTCCTATGCTCTGACTGTCTCATGTTGTAGTGATTTGCGGGCGTTCATTCCGTTGCCTTCAGTTTGGACTTCAGCTGTCTAGACCGTTTTTGCCAAGCAGGACTCGCAAGTCCGGCATATCCAGGGTGCGAGCTTCGCCCCCACATAAGATGCGTCTGTTCCTATTCCCTGCGACCCTGCCCAGATGGATTCGATCGGAAATTTTCTCGGGAGGGGCCATACTACCCGATGTACTGAGCTAAGGAGCGCCCGTACATAGGAACGTGTGAGTATAGCAAGATCAAATTGATAAGCTTAGCGTGGTATTCCCGATATGCAAAGCTCTTTTTGTAGCTATACTGCTCATTGTATAGTATGTGTAGCCTTTTGGGTAGAGAACCGCTACTATGTAAAGTTTAGATGAGTCGGATCTTAATTCTCAGGCAATTGAATAATTGTCCTTAATCCAAACCTGCTAGTATGATacatggaggatatataGAAATTGATTGACAATCTAAGCATTACTGGCTTTAGGTGATGCATTTCCGATTCGGAATTGAGGCTCTTAAGTGAGGCTCTTGGGGCAAGTCCCAGAATGGAAGTCGCTGAAGCAGGTCAACCTCGCCAGTGGACGCAGAGAaaaccatcaccatcacAGCCCCTCCTTTCACTCCCCTTGATCCTAAACGACTGTTTCTTCATCTCCCAATGACAAGTCGTTGACCCTTCTCAGACTGATATCAATATTAGATGGAATAGCTGGGAGCTAACGCTGTAAGTCATTGGAATGGACCCTACATTCAAGCTGCTCTTTCGTCTCATCCTGAAAGAAGAATATCACTACACTGTCTGCATCCATTAACTAATTCACAACCTCTGAATTCAGATTCCACGGCCAGAATGGAAAACCAAGATATTACGCCGTTCTCGCCCGAGGTCAACCAGGCTTCATCAGAAACCGAAAGACACCCTGACACGTTCCCATACGACAACGATGAGGAAATGATCCTGATGCAAATGGCAGAGGATAAGGACGCACCTCCTACGCCAGGCCTAAAGGCAGCAATGGAGAAGAGTCAATACCCTAGTGAGAGGCTGGGACAGCAACAGTCCATGCCTCTTTTCATGGAACGTCCAAAGAGCTCTGGTATCGACGTGACAGCTTTTTGCTTTGCAAAGCCTTCTGGAAGGAACTTTTCAGTCAAGTCTTCAAAGCCGTCTGCCACGAAGCCTCCTGCTCGAGACCCCATTCAAGGTAAACCAGGCCCAACTGAAGAGCCCGTTAAGCAGAAGGAAGGGAGAAGTGACGAGTAAGTTTGCTGGCACATACAGTACCAGAGAAGTCAGAGTGACCGTTTTCTTGAAGGCATAGCCCGGATTTCTCTCACGTTGATTCTCAACCGCGGTATTCACCTCATAGTGGTACAGACCATCAGGCTACACCGAGAATATGCTCCCTCGCAGCACCACAAGTACAAGGCGTAGGAGGATTGGACGAGCAAGCCAGCTCCACTGGCCAAAGAAACAATTCAATTGATCATTCAGACAAAGCGCAGGtccaagatgaagaagcagTTGGGCCAATGGAAACTACACTCATAGATGGTGAGGACAATCTATTGAGCACGCTTTTGTCCGTGATTGCTATCGTGCTAATTTCATGACTAGTGCATGATCATGAATCAAATTGCGTGAAGGTGAGTTCCATGTCAAGTGACTTTGATGGACGACGCGATTGACCTATGGCAGCCTCAAAACGAGTATTCGCAAGACACAAAGCACGGAGGTAACACTCGGGTATCGATTTCGCGCACCGATACCCCTATGACGACAGTCATATCGCGTCCATCTTCCTCGCATGTCCCTCCGAATGATGGATTGCGCGTTTCAAAGCGTCGCCGTACACATTCCCGAAAGTCCATCGGCCGCAAGCCTTCAGCACCTCGCCCCGCCGATAATGAGAATTCGCAGTTGACAGAAGATGACCTCTTCCAAATCCTGATAACCCGGATCCGACAACGTGAAGAGGATACTGTTGCTGCTGCAAATTTGCGTAAGCAATTGGAGGCTACTGCTTCACAGCTGGCGGAGGAGAACGAAGCTTTGAGGGCGGAGCTCGAGGCTTATGGGGCTCAACTGCAGAAGAAAACACTCGACTCAAAGACATACAAGGCACAGATGACCACCTGGAAGACGAAACTTGGGAAGTTCAAACACGTCCTTAACGTCTTGGGAACCGACTATCAAAATCTCCGAGGGGAGTCAATTCATCTCAAAGCAACCAGGAGCGCTTTGGACAAGGAGGGCAGAGAGTTAAGGAGCAGTATTGACGACATTCGAGCGCAAATCTCCAAAGTTACCACCAGTGCtggcgagaagaagaatcatatcctggagtTCGAAACCATTATCAATACACTGAAGAACGATCTGAAGCATTCCGATGAGAAGGCTAGGTCCGTAGAAAATCAATTGCACGATGAAAGGAAGAGAGTTATGACGCTCGAGTCATATATCCAGTACCACTCTCTTGCTCAAGAAAAACAGCTTGGGCTTATCAGGGCCGATCATCTTGGAATGAACCAGAAGATGGATTCGGCATTTGAGGCAATGGCAAAGCTATGGGAATCCTCCCAAGTCGCCATCAAGTCGATCATGAGTCCGACTATGGATAAGTGTCTGCTCGCTATCAATGCCTTGGGCGAAAAAGAATCGATGGACAACGTAGAAATCCAGAAATTTGCAGATACCATCAATGGATTCATATCACGGTATGCTTGTGTCTCTGTACCAAACTTGTTACAGAGAACTGGACTGATGTTGTTGTCAGAATGGATATGGTCATACCTCAATTGACAAAGGATTTCGAGAGAAATTCCGAAGCAAACGACAGGGTCAGAACGTTTTTTAAAGAACAGCTCCAGAACATCGCGAACCGATTCGGCGCCGATTGTGACCTTTACAAGCATTTTTCTGCGATCAAAGAAGCATGCGGAAGCCTGCAGAAGAAGCTTGAGATAATGGGACCGGACGTTTGCACTCTCAATGCAACGATTCTAGGGgttgaagagaaagaaagcgGGCTGATGCGACAGATCGAAGAGTTCGAACGAAGTCTAATCGAAGCTCGCGAAATCGCAAAGCAAGCCCCCACACTTCCAGAAAACGAAGATTGTTCAGCGACGGTGGAAATCACGTCTCAACTGGAGAAGATTTCCGAAGAACTGAGAATAGCACAGGACGCTCTTCAGACCAAAGACACGGAGAATGAGCTTGtgaatcattcgttgctcagGACTACCGAGGCACTCCAGGAAGCAGAAACCAGAACGGCACTGTATGAGGCTGAAATTCGCTCACTGAAGCAACAAGCCCAATCTGTCGAAAGCAAAGTTCGCGAAGAATTGAACAGGGCAAGCGTCATTGCTCGTGACCAGAACAGAGCGAGATTCGAACAACAGCTGCATGAAATtttgaaggagaaggaagctGTCGAGAAAGACTTGGAAAAAACGAAAGAGCTTCTTGCCACAGTTCAGCAGTCGCAGGTGAGAGCTTATATGCACCCGTATGCAAAGTGATATTAACAATATAAAGCTCCAGAATGATGCCTTGATGGAACAGCATCAAAAGGAGATGGAATTTCTGGTAAGCGTGTCCGGACTCCAGTAATGGAAATAGCTAACGTTGGTAGCTTTTGGCGAAGGAGCAAGAAGTCGAGACTCTCCGAACTAGCAGTAATGAAAAAGATTCCAAATATCTAGCACAAGATACCGAATTGGCAAGGCTACGTGAGATAGAGAGCTTTTATACGAACCAGCAAGATTTGTTGCGGGAGGAAATCAGTGAAGCCAATCAAAAGATAACAACCCTTGAAGCTGAAATAGCCCTGAACAAAGTCGATCAGTTGGCCTTGCAAGAGCTCGAGAAAAAATTCTATGAACTCCAATCCGAGCTCTCACACAAAGAAGATGAACGTTCATCGATCCACAAAGAATTAGAGACTATCAATGCAGCAAAGTCGGCCCTCGAGTCCGGtaaagagaaagcaaaagGAGAGATCCACGCGCTTCTCCTGAGGGTTCAGGACTCCGAACGGTGGATGAAAACTATCAAAGGAAAACTGGAAAATTTCGGTGTTTCAACATCGACAGAATCATTCCCGGAGACTTGGCGTAAGCTGGAGGCGTTGCTGCAATCGGCTATCGCCAGCGGTTTCCCGGATCCTACTTCGAATGTCTCTTTGCAACAGGTCAGCTGTATGCCCGCTGTCGCTTCGACGCCTCGTAAGGGGGGCGAAAGTCCAGCCGAGCGGTTCGTTCAGACTACTGAAGTGATATACCGAACCCATAACATCCCAAGGAGCGCGTATTGCTCCCCAACAGGCCGTGATTCTTTTCAGTCTGGAGGAGGCAATGGTACGATCGAGACTCTGCCAGACTCGCAGATGTCGACCAATATCGTCCCATTTTCGAGCTTCCAGACGCAATTGTCGCCTGTGCACTGTTCGCCTAACCAGGATGATCATGATGCTAGTGATTTTGCGAACATTCTGACGCAAATTCCTCAAAAAGAGCACCTTGCGAAGGAATCTAACAATCTTGCCAACAAGGATCGAAGTGAACGGTCGTCCAGTTCAACCACGGAGAAAGATGCAAATTCGGTGTCGCATTGGGATCGTACGGATGGAAGTCGCACGAACAATGGCCATCCGAAGACCTCCGAAGTTCGAACGCCAGTAGCCAACCCGAAGTTCAAGAACGGTGCTTACGATCCCCGCGGTATCAATAATATTGGTGACAAACACAAGGCTGTCACTTTTGAAGACCAGAAGATTGCCAATACCGGGTCCAAACGTCGCACGCCAGAGTCTTCGTATCGAGAGATCCCGGATAGATCTGCTGAAGGTTTCGAAAGAAGACCAGTGCGTCAGAACCGGCGAACGTACAGCAGGCATCGCCAGACATCCCCGATGCGAGAGCAAGCCGGACAACAAGAGGATATGCGTGTTGATGGGGAACTCCCGTACAATGGAAATAAGAGAGCACGAGTGTCTACCGGGTCTAATTACTCTAAACCGCAAAGACAGACGCAAGATGCCCCCGAACCGGTTGAACGCAGACTAAGTCCTGCGAGTCTGGCTTCTGGATGCAGCAGGCAGAACACTGCGAATGAAGACATTGCCAATAAACGTTGGGCGGGACGGAGTCAGAAGCGGCTTGGACGCAAGACGCGAGGTAACCTATAGCATATTTGTCGGATACTGTATGCTAACCTCTGCAGGTGAGCGATATAGTGCCCGGTTCAGCGGAAACGGCCGCGCTCGTTGAGTATATGGAAAATGTTTGACGAATCTGAAGACCGAACATGAATCAATATCGGCATTTATTATATCGGTGAAAGGATATATTATAAGACGTGATCGAGCGTCAAGCACTTAATAACGTTTGAGAATGTGATGGACCGGAACAAGAAAATATATCGGGATATGTAATTCGAGAATGGATCATGGTTATATCAAGCACATGATTGACCCAGATTGTATTGCACAAAACGCCAGAATGCAAACCCAGAATACAACTAGCAGAACCGAAAGAATTTCCACTTCCCAGTATAGCCATCGCTGTATTCCGTCTAATGTACATGACCGTCTTCCGGCGCCACTCCGCACAGGGTATTCAACAGTAACACTTTTCTCCTCCAAGCAGCGCCATTCCATCGTATAAGTCGCAAATCGCAAAAACAGGAGTAAAGGGAATCGTAATCGTAGTCCGCGGTTTTATCTGGCCCGTCCACCCTTGGTCGCCTCCAGGAAGAGCACCTTCTTCTTGACGACAGGGTCGTATTTGAGCATACTGAGCGGCCGGTGGGTACGAGGTCTGATCATCGTGCGGTAGAAACCGGTCATGGCCATCGAGATGAGCCGAACAGGGATGGTACGTGACTTTGCTGTTGGACAGAGTCTGGTTAGCGTTCATTTCGACTTTCGAATTCGGAGTGGGTGTAGGTTCTCGATCTCCGTGAATCCGGTAGGTAAAAGACACAACAATAAGCTGGGGGACTGAAACGCGGACACACCTTTCTTCGACATTTTGTCAATTCCAATAAGGACAGTAGGGAGAGATCCGGAATTCGCTGGTTTCGAGTCGAGGGGCCGTCGGAGTTGGCGAGATTTTGGCCGTTGCGATAAGTTCGGAAAGGTGCACGTGATATGGTTGGCGAATGGGGCTTAGCGGTGTTTTCACTCCGATGCTCCGCATTATCGTCTAAGTATCGggatttttctcttctatcGGTTTTGGAATTTGAAAGATGGATGATGGCCAGTTGTGTTTACTGGTAGATTAGCCGATGGGGTATGTCCATGTGCGCTTGTCAAACGCTTGCACTCGGGTCTCACACTTAACGTTCTACGGCTACTGCAAGTATAATGCAGTTACGGAGTACTTCTGTTCATCTTCTATGATCCAGATACTCGGCCAAGTGTACAGTGAGCAAGGTATCccattgtcgctggaatagTAAGATGGTCGCTACGTTACAATGAAGTTTCGGCCAACGAATGGAGCTGTATAATAACGAACCGCAACAGCTAAATCTACAACTATTTTTTTGACAGGAGCGCAGGCGAGCAGAGAATTAAATTTCGACATATGGCCACTAAATCTAGACCTCTCATCAGATAGCATAGATAGTAAGTGATGGTCTAGATTCGGTAGAGATGCAGAACTCCGCAAGACCCGATTCCTTCGCTTCTAAACGATGGCGTGCCGGGCTTGGTCCGACAAATATGCAACGAGAGAATTCGCGTTGCAACTTTGAATATTCCGTAGTTATTCCGTTATTTAATTCCATCTGTGGTGGGAAAGGGCCCACTGCGTTTTTGAATACTCAGATGGCGGAGATCACATTCCATTCCTCCTTTCATGTTTACAGGAATGTTTCTCAACTGATAGCATGGATGCTTCGATTCGATCCAAGCGGAGGTTGAACGATTTCCTACTTCGATCGAATGGTCAATGCTCGCCGTTGTCAACTCTATCTCCAGAACATGGTAAAAGTACGGCCGTGCGCTCCAATTGTCCAAAGAGGGGTACTGCAAATGCATATCGGATATTAATCAAATTTGACTTTGAACGAAGTTGCAAATCGTGGAAGTAGCATCGCCGTAGTACGTGCTTGCGGCGGATATGATATGGGCGTGTGTAGAAAACAAGGTTAGGATAGTCAGGCGACCAAGACTTCCGATGCAAGTGATTTGGGTTCGTGCAGGATCGGCAGACAatggatggtgatgatctTCAGCCATAAGGATTTGTTATTTCCACGATCGCGATGTGATTCATGTTCGGTGGTTGTACTTTGTGGTGTATCTGGTTGGCTTCGTTAGGGTTGAGCAAGGGTTTCGGTTCTAGCGCGATTAGAAGTTTGGTATAGAGGAGTATCGTAAATCTTCATTGTTATTCCGGAGCGTCGCATGTGAAAGATGGTATAGACTTGGTCGAAAAGGGTTAGGAATGCGCCTTCTAAATCATCTCGCGTCTTCACTCGACTGTCAATAGGTTAGAAAGAGAAATGCGTGAGAATAAGTAAAACCACGTCTCACCGATACTGGTACGCTCAGTCAATGCCCAATAGCAGCTCGGGGTTCGCTACGACGACGTTTGACAGGCACATCGCCATCGGATTCTGACCGTTCGTGCTTGTTCGCGGTGTCAACTTTTGGAAAAGACCGTTCGTTTGCTTCATCAGTGCTGTGCTCAGTCGTGCTATCAGTCCTCTGGGTGTCCCTCTCGCTGATACTCCGCGTCTCCATAGATTCATCGTCACTACCACTGTTAGCATGTCTCATCCTGTTTTAACCTTAACTGTGAACCCTACCCAGCACCCTCCAACGCCTTCCCAACATCCACACTCCAATCCTTAACCCTCTCCCAATTCCACTGCCCCAACCGTCCATTCCACTTCTCCCTCACAAACTCCAACTCCACATCCACAGTATCCATACTAAGTTCGTCCCAGTTCGGAAGAACATGGATCTTAGGGTCGAACTGAGGATGTGGATCTGAGAAGCGCTTGTCGAGGTCTGCTTCGATGTTTGTGTGTCTGGTGAGGCGGTGCAGGCGGATCGCGAGGTCGTTCAGGATGCTGTTTGCGTTGGGCATTGTTAGTTTGCGGTTTTGGTGGGTGGAGAATAGACCGAGGATGTTGAAGTCGATGGTGAAGTGTGAGGTAGGAGATTATGGTGGTCATTTTGGGATTGTGTGAGTGATTGTTGATGTGGTGTTTCCTTGGGAGGTGGGTTTGTAGTGAATGTCTGACTGTTCAGGCGACGGGCCTATTCTGGCTATGGTCTATCTTTTCAGGATATCATCATGATAAGTATCTTTGAGCTTTGATAAATAGTTCATTGATACCGAACTTTTCAGTACTTCGAACTTTATGCCTGGACTACGTGCCTGGCCCTGACGAGACATTAGCCACTACTCGTTGCTATCAAACCTGACCCATCTCAAGTACACTATAGGCTTGAGTAGCAAGTGAGTACTTCTAACATAAAGAATAACTTGCACAGTGCAAGGGCTATGAC is from Aspergillus chevalieri M1 DNA, chromosome 8, nearly complete sequence and encodes:
- a CDS encoding uncharacterized protein (COG:S;~EggNog:ENOG410PY4D), whose protein sequence is METTLIDVHDHESNCVKPQNEYSQDTKHGGNTRVSISRTDTPMTTVISRPSSSHVPPNDGLRVSKRRRTHSRKSIGRKPSAPRPADNENSQLTEDDLFQILITRIRQREEDTVAAANLRKQLEATASQLAEENEALRAELEAYGAQLQKKTLDSKTYKAQMTTWKTKLGKFKHVLNVLGTDYQNLRGESIHLKATRSALDKEGRELRSSIDDIRAQISKVTTSAGEKKNHILEFETIINTLKNDLKHSDEKARSVENQLHDERKRVMTLESYIQYHSLAQEKQLGLIRADHLGMNQKMDSAFEAMAKLWESSQVAIKSIMSPTMDKCLLAINALGEKESMDNVEIQKFADTINGFISRMDMVIPQLTKDFERNSEANDRVRTFFKEQLQNIANRFGADCDLYKHFSAIKEACGSLQKKLEIMGPDVCTLNATILGVEEKESGLMRQIEEFERSLIEAREIAKQAPTLPENEDCSATVEITSQLEKISEELRIAQDALQTKDTENELVNHSLLRTTEALQEAETRTALYEAEIRSLKQQAQSVESKVREELNRASVIARDQNRARFEQQLHEILKEKEAVEKDLEKTKELLATVQQSQLQNDALMEQHQKEMEFLLLAKEQEVETLRTSSNEKDSKYLAQDTELARLREIESFYTNQQDLLREEISEANQKITTLEAEIALNKVDQLALQELEKKFYELQSELSHKEDERSSIHKELETINAAKSALESGKEKAKGEIHALLLRVQDSERWMKTIKGKLENFGVSTSTESFPETWRKLEALLQSAIASGFPDPTSNVSLQQVSCMPAVASTPRKGGESPAERFVQTTEVIYRTHNIPRSAYCSPTGRDSFQSGGGNGTIETLPDSQMSTNIVPFSSFQTQLSPVHCSPNQDDHDASDFANILTQIPQKEHLAKESNNLANKDRSERSSSSTTEKDANSVSHWDRTDGSRTNNGHPKTSEVRTPVANPKFKNGAYDPRGINNIGDKHKAVTFEDQKIANTGSKRRTPESSYREIPDRSAEGFERRPVRQNRRTYSRHRQTSPMREQAGQQEDMRVDGELPYNGNKRARVSTGSNYSKPQRQTQDAPEPVERRLSPASLASGCSRQNTANEDIANKRWAGRSQKRLGRKTRGERYSARFSGNGRAR
- a CDS encoding mitochondrial 54S ribosomal protein bL33m (COG:J;~EggNog:ENOG410PS5A;~InterPro:IPR038584,IPR001705,IPR011332;~PFAM:PF00471;~go_component: GO:0005840 - ribosome [Evidence IEA];~go_function: GO:0003735 - structural constituent of ribosome [Evidence IEA];~go_process: GO:0006412 - translation [Evidence IEA]), whose protein sequence is MSKKAKSRTIPVRLISMAMTGFYRTMIRPRTHRPLSMLKYDPVVKKKVLFLEATKGGRAR